A single genomic interval of Nostoc commune NIES-4072 harbors:
- a CDS encoding hybrid sensor histidine kinase/response regulator, which translates to MSDIISELWTNFFTSGSFIPHGHCYLWQTNLVGLHILSDAFIALAYYSIPATLFYFVRKRQDLPFDWIFLLFSAFIVACGTTHLIEIWTLWHPIYWLSGFVKAITAMISVVTAIQLIPLVPQALALPSPAQLEQANQELQTQIAERLRVEKELRKYQNHLEEMVAVRTNEISKTNEQLQQEILERQRILEILRQSEERSRYLAEAIPQLVWTTNPNGECDYFNQNWCEYTGLTLEQSLGSGWLAALHPDDIQNANEVWSNAVKNSTIYNNEYRFKRASDGSYRWQLARGLPLKDEQGIVVKWFGTCTDIHEQKQILEERAHLLELEQVARAKAETANRIKDEFLAVLSHELRTPLNAILGWSKLLQTGRLNQTKTSEALATIERNATLQVQLIEDLLDISRILQGKLTLNITKINLESTILSALQTMRLAAEAKSIEISTVFEPLMGEVMGDSTRLQQVVWNLLSNAVKFTPKGGKVEVRLEQADGYAQIIVTDTGKGISAEFLPFVFDYFRQADSTSTRNFGGLGLGLAIVRNIVEIHGGIVKADSHGEDKGATFTVSLPLLQDESPSLTDEQNYAVLLTPKSLPLAGIRVLVVDDDADSLDFAAFVLEQDGAFVIALSSAYEALQTLAEVKLDVLVSDISMPDMDGYMLIRKVRNLTPEQGGQIPAIALTAFARNEDQQEALKAGFQMHLSKPFNPEELIAAIAKLVFQKV; encoded by the coding sequence ATGTCAGACATAATATCAGAATTGTGGACTAATTTTTTTACATCGGGATCATTTATTCCACATGGGCACTGCTATCTATGGCAAACAAATTTAGTTGGATTACACATATTATCTGATGCATTCATTGCACTAGCTTACTACTCGATTCCAGCTACACTCTTCTACTTTGTCCGCAAGCGGCAGGATTTGCCCTTTGATTGGATTTTTCTCTTATTTAGTGCTTTTATCGTAGCTTGCGGCACCACTCATTTAATAGAGATTTGGACGCTTTGGCATCCAATCTATTGGCTGTCGGGTTTTGTCAAAGCAATAACTGCAATGATATCTGTAGTTACAGCAATACAACTTATACCTCTAGTTCCCCAAGCACTGGCACTTCCTAGCCCTGCTCAACTAGAACAAGCAAATCAAGAACTTCAAACACAAATAGCCGAACGCTTACGGGTAGAAAAAGAACTACGAAAATACCAGAATCATCTCGAAGAAATGGTTGCTGTTCGTACCAATGAAATTAGCAAAACTAACGAGCAATTACAACAAGAAATCCTTGAACGCCAACGCATCTTAGAAATTCTTCGACAAAGCGAAGAACGTTCCCGTTACTTGGCTGAGGCAATTCCTCAACTTGTATGGACAACCAATCCTAACGGTGAATGTGATTATTTTAATCAAAATTGGTGCGAATACACTGGGCTAACATTAGAGCAATCCTTGGGTTCTGGTTGGTTGGCTGCATTGCATCCAGATGATATCCAAAATGCTAATGAAGTTTGGTCTAATGCTGTAAAAAACAGCACTATATATAACAATGAATATCGTTTTAAACGGGCTTCTGATGGCTCCTATCGTTGGCAGCTAGCGCGAGGTTTACCACTCAAAGATGAGCAAGGTATTGTAGTAAAGTGGTTTGGAACATGTACAGATATTCACGAACAAAAACAAATACTTGAAGAACGGGCGCACTTGCTGGAATTAGAACAAGTAGCACGAGCTAAAGCAGAAACAGCCAATCGAATTAAAGATGAATTTTTAGCCGTCCTCTCTCACGAATTACGCACTCCACTAAACGCAATTCTCGGCTGGTCAAAACTGCTGCAAACCGGCAGGTTAAATCAAACAAAGACATCTGAAGCACTAGCCACAATCGAGCGGAATGCCACCTTACAGGTGCAACTCATTGAAGACTTGCTAGATATCTCCAGAATTTTACAGGGCAAACTGACGCTAAATATTACAAAGATTAATCTAGAGTCTACGATATTGTCCGCACTACAGACAATGCGTTTAGCAGCAGAAGCAAAATCGATTGAGATAAGTACAGTATTTGAACCCTTGATGGGAGAAGTTATGGGCGACTCTACTCGTTTGCAGCAAGTCGTTTGGAATCTCCTTTCTAACGCTGTAAAATTTACACCTAAGGGAGGAAAGGTAGAAGTACGATTAGAGCAAGCTGATGGCTATGCTCAAATCATAGTTACCGATACAGGTAAGGGAATTAGTGCTGAGTTTTTGCCATTTGTATTTGATTACTTTCGCCAAGCAGATAGTACCTCTACGAGAAATTTTGGTGGATTAGGACTAGGATTGGCAATTGTGCGTAATATTGTCGAGATACATGGCGGTATTGTTAAAGCAGATAGCCACGGTGAGGATAAAGGAGCAACATTTACTGTTAGCTTACCGCTTCTGCAAGATGAAAGCCCAAGCCTGACAGATGAACAAAACTATGCTGTATTATTAACTCCTAAGTCTTTACCTCTGGCTGGTATTCGGGTTTTAGTTGTCGATGATGATGCTGATTCGCTAGATTTTGCTGCTTTTGTATTAGAGCAAGATGGCGCTTTTGTTATCGCTTTATCTTCCGCTTATGAAGCATTACAAACCCTAGCGGAGGTAAAGCTAGATGTGTTAGTCAGCGATATTAGTATGCCCGATATGGATGGCTATATGTTAATACGTAAAGTGAGAAATTTGACACCAGAGCAAGGTGGACAAATTCCAGCGATCGCCTTGACAGCTTTTGCTAGAAACGAAGACCAGCAAGAAGCACTAAAAGCTGGGTTTCAGATGCATTTATCTAAGCCTTTTAACCCAGAAGAATTAATTGCAGCCATTGCTAAACTTGTGTTTCAAAAAGTTTAG
- a CDS encoding tetratricopeptide repeat protein, producing MLETFPTSSIIATVVVVLSLSILGYFAWKTLITSDLFQKGINLAQAKDYQGAEAAFRKVISINSTNDVVRLFLGDVLNQQGQVEEATELFREVIRRSPKNPDAYLRLANILMQQEREDEAKTNLLQAKDLLQKQRQPEKAKKITQLLDKMSNKLSQS from the coding sequence ATGCTAGAAACCTTTCCTACTAGTTCTATTATCGCTACTGTTGTAGTTGTTCTTAGTCTGTCAATTCTTGGCTATTTTGCTTGGAAAACTTTGATTACCTCAGACTTATTTCAAAAAGGGATTAATCTTGCTCAAGCCAAAGATTACCAAGGAGCAGAAGCAGCCTTTCGCAAAGTGATTTCCATCAACTCTACTAATGATGTGGTGCGCTTGTTTTTGGGAGATGTTTTAAACCAACAAGGCCAAGTAGAAGAAGCAACAGAATTATTTCGGGAAGTGATTCGCCGCAGTCCCAAAAATCCTGACGCTTACTTGCGTCTGGCAAATATTCTCATGCAGCAAGAGCGAGAAGATGAAGCTAAAACTAACCTGCTACAAGCTAAAGATTTATTGCAAAAACAACGCCAACCTGAAAAAGCTAAAAAAATAACTCAACTGTTAGATAAAATGAGTAATAAGTTAAGTCAATCTTAA
- the cobA gene encoding uroporphyrinogen-III C-methyltransferase, giving the protein MNRIEKQENKYLGKVYLVGAGPGDPGLITLKAKGLLECADVVIYDALVSPAILAMINPQAEQINAGKRRGKHSLFQEETTQLLIEKAQDHAIVVRLKGGDPFIFGRGGEEMEELVNAGISTEVVPGITSGIAAAAYSGIPLTHRLYSSSVTFVTGHEAAGKYRPKVDWNAIAHGSETIVIYMGIHNLPYIVEQLSAAGLNLETPIALVRWGTRPEQEELIGTLKTIVEQVEQTGFGAPAIAVIGQVVNMHSILSSCRPV; this is encoded by the coding sequence ATGAACCGCATAGAAAAACAGGAGAACAAGTATTTGGGAAAGGTTTATTTAGTAGGTGCGGGGCCAGGAGATCCAGGACTAATTACCTTGAAGGCAAAAGGTTTATTAGAATGTGCAGATGTAGTTATCTATGATGCCTTAGTGAGTCCAGCAATTCTGGCAATGATTAATCCCCAAGCCGAGCAAATTAACGCTGGTAAGCGCAGGGGAAAACATTCGCTGTTTCAAGAAGAAACAACTCAATTGCTGATTGAGAAAGCGCAGGATCATGCAATTGTGGTGCGGTTAAAAGGTGGTGATCCTTTTATTTTTGGTCGCGGTGGCGAAGAGATGGAAGAATTAGTCAACGCGGGAATATCAACAGAAGTTGTGCCAGGTATTACATCGGGTATTGCAGCCGCCGCATACTCAGGTATCCCATTAACTCATCGGCTATATAGTTCTTCAGTTACATTTGTGACTGGACATGAGGCGGCAGGTAAGTATAGACCGAAGGTGGATTGGAATGCGATCGCCCACGGTTCCGAAACCATTGTAATTTATATGGGAATCCACAATCTGCCTTATATTGTGGAACAATTAAGTGCGGCTGGGTTGAATTTAGAAACACCCATTGCTTTAGTGCGCTGGGGTACACGCCCAGAACAAGAAGAATTAATTGGTACTTTAAAAACAATTGTAGAGCAGGTAGAGCAAACTGGATTTGGTGCGCCTGCGATCGCAGTCATTGGACAAGTAGTAAATATGCACAGTATTTTGTCTAGTTGTCGTCCAGTTTGA
- a CDS encoding homogentisate phytyltransferase — MSQSFQNSPLPRKPVQSYFHWLYAFWKFSRPHTIIGTSLSVLGLYFIAIAISNSTVSPFPTPHSLFPVLGAWIACLCGNVYIVGLNQLEDVDIDKINKPHLPLASGEFSRQTGQLIVAFTGILALVVAWLSGPFLFGMVAISLAIGTAYSLPPIRLKQFPFWAALCIFSVRGTIVNLGLYLHYSWVLKQSQVIPPVVWVLTLFILVFTFAIAIFKDIPDMEGDRLYNISTFTIKLGSQAVFNLALWVITACYLGIILVGVLRVASINPIFLVITHLALLVWMWLRSLAVDLQDKSAIAQFYQFIWKLFFIEYLIFPIACLLA, encoded by the coding sequence ATGAGCCAGAGTTTTCAAAACAGCCCTTTGCCACGCAAACCCGTTCAATCATATTTCCATTGGTTATACGCTTTCTGGAAATTCTCTCGCCCACACACGATTATTGGTACAAGTCTGAGTGTGTTAGGTTTGTATTTTATTGCCATTGCAATTAGTAATAGTACTGTTTCCCCATTCCCTACTCCCCATTCCCTATTCCCTGTTTTAGGAGCATGGATTGCTTGTTTGTGTGGCAATGTCTACATTGTGGGGCTGAATCAGTTAGAAGATGTTGATATTGACAAGATTAATAAGCCTCATTTACCGTTGGCATCAGGTGAGTTCTCTCGACAGACGGGGCAATTAATTGTTGCTTTTACTGGGATTTTGGCGCTAGTTGTAGCGTGGTTAAGTGGGCCATTTTTATTTGGCATGGTAGCAATTAGTTTGGCTATTGGTACTGCTTATTCTTTACCGCCAATTCGCTTGAAACAGTTTCCATTTTGGGCAGCACTATGCATTTTTTCGGTGCGCGGTACGATTGTTAATTTAGGGTTGTATTTGCACTATAGTTGGGTGCTGAAACAAAGCCAAGTAATTCCGCCTGTGGTGTGGGTGCTGACGTTATTTATCTTGGTGTTTACCTTTGCGATCGCAATCTTTAAAGATATACCCGATATGGAAGGCGATCGCCTCTATAATATTTCTACTTTCACTATCAAACTTGGGTCGCAAGCTGTATTTAATCTAGCTCTGTGGGTGATAACTGCCTGCTATCTGGGGATAATTTTAGTTGGTGTGCTACGTGTGGCCTCAATTAACCCCATATTTCTGGTGATTACTCATTTAGCCCTGCTAGTTTGGATGTGGTTGCGGAGTTTGGCAGTAGACTTACAAGATAAAAGTGCGATCGCTCAATTCTACCAATTTATCTGGAAACTATTTTTTATCGAATACCTAATTTTTCCTATCGCCTGTCTTTTGGCTTAG
- the cobA gene encoding uroporphyrinogen-III C-methyltransferase: MTQEKGKVYLVGAGPGDVAYLTVKAYNLLAVAQVLVYDALVDAQLLQCVPPDCLKLDVGKRGGKPSTTQAEINKLLVKHCQQGKQVVRLKSGDPLIFGRCTSEIEALKASGCDFELVPGISSALAAPLLAGIPLTDPVLSRTFAVLTAHEPEVLDWEALSRLETLVILMGGQHLPEIVHQLVRHGRSHLTPIAIIRWAGTPRQQIWTAQLGNIVEQTTELSLSPAVIVIGEVVVLRKYLQPENIYLDEIIKQEPGEKCSQVPAVNESIFIPQPMLSNFPSSSLPLSGKTILVTRSVGQSSQFSDRLIALGATVIEMPTLEIGPPSCWEALDNAIAHLSDFDWLILTSTNAIDYFFERLNAQGKDSRALAGVKIAVVGEKTAYCLKQHSLQADFIPPNFIADSLVENFPEDLHGKKVLFPRVESGGREILVKELTLKGAKVIEVAAYQSCCPSGIPPEAQLALQNRKIDVITFASSKTVQFFCQLTNKIFSNNSDPSQFLEGVCIASIGPQTSKTCHFLFKRVDVEAQEYTLDGLTQALITWATNY, translated from the coding sequence ATGACTCAAGAAAAGGGTAAAGTCTATCTTGTAGGTGCTGGGCCTGGAGATGTGGCATACCTGACAGTAAAAGCTTACAATCTCTTAGCTGTTGCTCAGGTTTTAGTCTACGATGCTCTGGTAGATGCTCAATTATTGCAGTGCGTACCGCCTGATTGCTTGAAGTTGGATGTCGGGAAACGCGGTGGGAAACCTAGTACAACCCAAGCTGAGATTAACAAGTTACTGGTAAAGCATTGCCAGCAAGGAAAACAAGTTGTACGACTCAAATCAGGCGATCCGTTGATTTTTGGGCGTTGTACTTCCGAAATTGAAGCGCTCAAAGCATCTGGTTGTGATTTTGAACTAGTACCAGGAATTTCCTCAGCCCTTGCAGCGCCTTTGTTAGCAGGAATTCCCCTTACAGATCCGGTGTTGAGTCGCACTTTTGCAGTACTTACAGCTCATGAACCAGAAGTTTTAGACTGGGAGGCACTCTCACGCCTAGAGACATTGGTAATTTTGATGGGAGGGCAACATCTGCCAGAAATTGTACATCAACTGGTGCGACACGGGCGATCGCACTTAACACCCATTGCTATCATTCGCTGGGCAGGAACTCCTCGCCAACAAATTTGGACAGCACAACTGGGCAATATTGTAGAACAAACCACCGAATTATCTCTTTCTCCAGCAGTAATTGTTATTGGCGAAGTTGTTGTGCTACGGAAGTACTTACAACCTGAGAATATATATTTAGACGAAATTATCAAGCAGGAGCCTGGAGAAAAGTGTTCCCAGGTTCCGGCTGTGAACGAGAGTATTTTTATACCCCAACCTATGTTAAGTAACTTCCCCTCATCTAGTCTTCCTCTCAGTGGCAAAACAATCTTAGTGACACGTTCAGTTGGACAATCGAGCCAATTTAGCGATCGCCTCATCGCATTAGGGGCAACAGTAATCGAAATGCCTACCTTAGAAATCGGCCCGCCCTCCTGTTGGGAAGCTTTGGATAATGCGATCGCTCATTTATCTGACTTCGACTGGTTAATTCTCACTTCTACCAATGCCATAGACTACTTTTTTGAAAGGCTAAACGCCCAAGGTAAAGATAGCCGTGCCTTAGCAGGCGTTAAAATTGCCGTCGTTGGTGAGAAAACAGCCTATTGTCTAAAACAACACTCTCTCCAAGCAGATTTTATTCCCCCCAATTTTATTGCCGATTCTTTAGTGGAAAATTTTCCAGAGGATCTGCATGGTAAAAAGGTTTTATTTCCCAGAGTTGAAAGCGGCGGCAGAGAAATTTTAGTTAAAGAATTAACTCTCAAGGGAGCAAAGGTGATAGAAGTTGCCGCATATCAATCTTGTTGTCCGAGTGGTATTCCACCAGAGGCACAGCTAGCTCTTCAAAACCGCAAGATAGATGTAATTACTTTTGCCAGTTCTAAAACTGTGCAATTTTTCTGTCAACTTACTAACAAGATATTTTCCAACAACTCTGATCCTAGTCAATTCTTAGAAGGCGTTTGTATTGCCTCTATCGGGCCTCAAACCTCCAAAACCTGTCATTTTTTATTCAAGCGTGTGGATGTAGAAGCACAAGAATATACTTTAGATGGTTTAACCCAAGCATTGATAACATGGGCGACAAATTATTAG
- a CDS encoding tetratricopeptide repeat protein codes for MLKNKNVLVAAIIWLCLINGNSAFGKNVGVVLSKNHDAQSVVPQSKNAVANFEQGTNLYKQGDFKGAEAAFRKAIELEPNFAQAYIALANTLDDQGKPQEAIAHYKKAISLDAKNPGAYFNLGLTLARLNQLEPAIAQYKQAISLDANYADAHYNLGNALYAQGKLTEAVTEYTAAIRLKPNYAPTYTRLGNALYDQGELAEAITQYKKSISFDPKYADAHYYLGNALYAQGKPTEAIAEYTAAIRLDPKNPAGYNALGNTLYAQGKLEEAIAHYQKALSFDPNYADAHYNLASAFYAQGKLTEAIAGYSEAIRLDPKHAQAYTGLGNAMDDQGKPQEAIAHYKKAISLVPNDAFTYYNLGITLGREQQLEEAIVNLKKARELFQAEENKEMVEQVDLLIQKMNIRTN; via the coding sequence ATGCTGAAAAACAAGAATGTCCTGGTAGCAGCTATTATCTGGTTGTGTTTGATTAATGGGAATAGTGCCTTTGGTAAAAATGTTGGCGTTGTTTTATCAAAAAATCATGATGCACAGTCTGTAGTTCCTCAGAGCAAAAACGCAGTTGCTAACTTCGAGCAAGGAACCAATCTCTATAAACAAGGAGATTTCAAAGGAGCAGAGGCGGCTTTTCGGAAAGCAATTGAATTAGAACCCAACTTTGCCCAAGCTTATATTGCTTTAGCAAATACTCTCGACGATCAAGGTAAACCACAAGAAGCGATCGCACATTACAAAAAAGCCATTAGCCTCGATGCTAAAAACCCTGGAGCATACTTTAATTTAGGTTTGACTTTAGCAAGACTCAATCAATTAGAACCTGCGATCGCACAATATAAACAAGCTATCAGCCTTGATGCCAACTATGCAGACGCTCACTATAACTTAGGCAATGCTCTCTACGCTCAAGGCAAGCTAACAGAAGCAGTCACCGAATATACAGCAGCTATTCGCCTCAAACCCAATTATGCGCCAACTTACACCCGTCTGGGAAATGCTCTGTACGATCAAGGTGAGTTAGCAGAAGCAATTACTCAGTACAAAAAATCCATTAGCTTTGATCCCAAGTATGCAGACGCTCACTATTACTTAGGGAACGCCTTATATGCTCAAGGAAAGCCAACAGAAGCAATCGCCGAATATACAGCAGCCATTCGCCTCGATCCAAAAAATCCCGCAGGTTACAACGCCTTGGGAAATACTCTGTATGCTCAAGGGAAACTAGAAGAAGCGATCGCACATTACCAAAAAGCCCTCAGCTTCGATCCCAACTATGCAGACGCTCACTATAATTTAGCAAGTGCTTTTTACGCTCAAGGCAAGCTAACAGAAGCAATCGCCGGCTATAGCGAAGCGATTCGCCTCGATCCCAAACATGCACAAGCTTACACGGGTTTGGGAAATGCAATGGATGATCAAGGTAAACCACAAGAAGCGATCGCACATTACAAAAAAGCCATTAGCCTTGTACCCAACGATGCATTCACTTACTATAATTTGGGGATAACTTTGGGAAGAGAACAACAGCTAGAAGAAGCGATCGTTAATCTCAAAAAAGCCAGAGAGTTATTCCAAGCTGAGGAAAACAAAGAGATGGTTGAGCAAGTTGATCTGCTAATCCAAAAAATGAATATCCGAACGAATTGA